The Rhinoderma darwinii isolate aRhiDar2 chromosome 9, aRhiDar2.hap1, whole genome shotgun sequence sequence gactcagctgcaataccagacacaatccatgTACAAGAGGGGTGCTGttcccttttttctaatcccgaACTAACCCTTTAAGGGAATTACTTCTGTTAGCCAAGTCTGAAGTCTGCAAGCTTTATATACCTATTGTAAAACAGTCTAAAATCTGTTGAGGTAACAAACTGATCATACGATTAACAGTACACGGTGCAGGCAGAGGATCTACTTATAGGTGCCACCCACCTACAAAGAGTTAAATGAACACCATCGTTGTATTGTAGGAATCCTGGACAGTTACACCAGATGTCGTTTCTGACAGATTAATGAATCAATAATGGCATTGAGAGCATGTCAGCTGGCGACACCTCACTGCCGTGTCATGATCACACCCCGTGAGTGTAGATCTAGGGCACACCGATGCAGATTTCTAATTAAATTTTAATATCCAGAGAAGCTTTTCTTCTGCCGGGGTCAATTTCACTACTATTTAACTctaaaaggagttttcccacctataacatttatcatctatccacaggattgtTAGGTATCTGGCCtcagggacccccactgatctctaGAATGAGGGGTGGGCATCCCTCCTCTCGAGGATGGAAACAGTCAGGAGTCGTCGTCGTATGGAGCGGCACCGTGCATACAACTCCTACTAACTGCAGCCGACCTGGTGAGCAAAAACTGCGGACTCCTGTTATAACATTTAGTTACATTTTATTCTCGGGATTGGTGGGGCTCTTAGCGATAggtcatcactttataagatcggaataaccctttaagcaaatgaaaaaatattatggAATTGCGGGTAATGCAGTTCTCTAATATTAATAGGAGATTAAATGGATCTAAAGCTCTGCTTGATAGTGTCAGCACATACATAGTGTTAATATAATGCATGTAGATCACAGGATGGGGATCCTTACATAGAAATCAATGTAAGGGGTTCCATGTTTGGTATCATTACATCGCCGCTCCCCTCTGCCTCCCTCCCTTTCTCCATAGACACAGAATATTAGCATCAGTTCTTTGGATTTGCATAAAACCCTTTAACCCCAAGAACCTCCAAACCACTTCAAATACCATACAGATAATAGCTGAAATGAAATAAGAATCGTATGATTATTGTGATGCTATATATTGCATGTTTAGTGATGTAAAGCCCCTCATACGTCCTCACTACTCACCAAGATACAGGCGTGTGACTTCAATGCCAAGATAAAGAAAAAGCATCACCACTTCCAGGACAAGATTGGATGTCGGGTAAGGTAAAATCAAACCTGCCGTAGACAAGAAAACCTGTCAAATGTCTCCCGATGTCTCACATAGGTGAACTAATACCATTCCTGTGCTGCTTTATATATGACTTATGTAaaacgcagcatctaaggggataACAATCTTTTACTATGTCAGTTctgtctatagtaataataatggtaACTACATGCAAGCGCTAGGAGGAAGCAGTCCGGCGTATTTCCCGCCCAGCCGCTGATGATGGACAGCTTTCTCCGTATGaacagtaatagggagaaagctgtcagtcCTTGGCGGGGGGAACAGCAGCTCATGGTCTTATGCAGACATCGCGCGACCTACAGGAGAGGACTTTACTGCGCATACATGGCCACCAAAATGAATAGACCCTGGTGGACATAACCAGCAGCAGCCAGATTTCTAAGCGGAAATGTTTACGTtagtggggaaacccctttaaagcctatggacacctttgaatggaaaaaaatatttttataaagtgGTCACCTGGAgttaaaaaagttgcactaagtgTCAGGCTGCAATCTTCAGTCATTTTCAGACACCCGGATAAGCAGTTTACAACTTGCTCCAAGTTTCAGACTTTCCTTCTGTGGTTATGTCCCCCTCAgtattacatgctggatgtgaggtctgtgactccaggatgctgctgcctttaCTAGCTTtaatgtatcagcacagcttcttTGTTGTACTGCTTTTTCCTTTTACAGCCCATGAACGATCTCTTCTCCCTTGTGCTGGCAGACACTGATCCTGAGGAGTGTGATTActacccccctgtagagtgtCCGTGGGTATTCCCTTTTCTCTCTATAGTGTACAGGGTGTGTGATTTCCCCTTCCCCTGTGCTTTTctccctatctacactctgatacagAAGTGTttgtgtgatctgccctccctgaaGACTTGGATGCTTTCCTccctctccacactctgatctgccCTGTACATCTTCCCCatcgtatccgacctagaacccgcatggaattctggccgaaaaactggaCCAAATTCTGGTACAGATTTCTGGCAGGACATTttaaatgaagactatttagagaGTTTCTTAGCTTTGCATTAAGGAAGGAAATTAacaataattaataaaaaaataaaaaaagtgcaaggtgtccatagcctttatggAACTAGTTCTAAGACAATTCACTCATATGCTAATAGAGAGCTGCAGTGGTAGCTGACTACAGGCAGCGCTAAATTTGTCAGTCAGTAGTTGGCAGGTATTCTGAAATGTAGCAGGTCAGAAATGTGCATTTTGGGgatttataatttataatatagTAAGAAATTTCTGTGTCTTTAAAGCACCAAAAATCTGGGACAAATCCGGCACATCTAAACGTGGTCTAacagtcctgaaggctcaaaagtgGTCTGGAAGAAAACCACAATATGAGATGGTTGATTGGTGGTACATTAGGTGTTACAGTGTAACGCTGCCATGTGTAAGGTTGTGTATGACCGCGTCGCCTGTTTCTGCATTGTCTGTAAAATGGATCTGCACCCAGCAAGTAACTACGGGACGACTAAGGCAGGGTTCACACCAGCGGGTGCTATTTTGTTGTTCTACTCTGTCAGAGGAGAACAAGGGAAAAACCGGAAGCGCCAGTTCCATTGCACCACGGACGGCTGTCCTCGATATTCTCAGCCGGAACTGCGACCGAGgcacctaacagagcctccaacgcagatgtgaacgcagccttaggctTTAAAtacgtatttattttttaatatacatttttacgTGTTCAAAAAGGCATATCGTAAAGTATAACTTAAAAGGAACCAAAGTCCTCTCTATAAAAATACAACAAATGTCGATAACAAATACAAGTTGCATAATAAGTATTGTATAAAACATTATGAATTAACAGTATTACATTAGTAAAAGAAATAATGAATAAAGCAATATCCCTCTAAAGTCCCTAATGTAGTTCCCTTATCTACCCCCTCTCCCATTTTAAATACTTATTTAACATAAACAATAGAGACCCCCAACACTCAcctttatatataaatatgagGGCTTCAATTAGGAAGTAAGAGGCGCAGTACCAGCCATTGAGGAAGAGGAGAACTTCTAGCGGGGTGGAGGACAGCTGCTGCAGTCAAGGAAAACTCTTTAAAATAATCTAGAATCATATTAATTGATTATATTGATTGCTGGAAAAATCCTGAAACCATATCCAGAATTATAAAGAAATATAAGAGGCGTTTATAGCAGCGCCCCCTAGTGCTCTTATATTGTGAacagtaaaaaatatacataatccaATAAAATACATTGCAATGAGAACCATAAGATATTTGAAGATATTTGAAGTTAATGGGGGTTTATAATTGCTAGTTTTTTTTTGAAAAGTTCTGtccctttctaatatactttagggCAGATTTAGTAAGACTAGCGTTCCGTACGCCAGTCTTAGCTTTCTGCTccactggagtaagatgtgacagTTTTATTAGAAGTGCATCTTGCCTGTAGCTGTGTGCCACAATTGTGCTGCAACTACCTCGGCCGTGCACCATCCTTTCCaattggacataaaataaaaaaagatgtatgctcacctcaccgctcttctCCGCCCAGCACaatcctctaccttgctatgccccacaaAATGAAATCAAGAAGCTGGCATAGATTTTCGCTattatttacgccagttttctggcacaaattacatacctcccaactgtcccggattcagcgagacagtcccggattccgggcggtgtcccgctgtcccgggtggcctggaatatgtcccgctgtcaactgtatctgcgtcctccgcATGTCCCAGAGTCGGCAATGGCGTAgcaactgacgtcactgtcaatatatggacagtgacatcagggcttccttcTAAGAgttgaatccccggcctatgctctggctggagattccgctcctagagggggtcccaatggcgctatctacagggggggggggtggcgctatctacagggggggggtggcgctatcttcaaggggtgtatggcactatcaacatggacactgtcaacatggacactgtggcactagataggggcactatctacatgagcactggcactttatatgtgggctctggcactaggggcagctttgggggcattatactgtataagggcagctaggggggcattatactctatggaggcattatgctgtatggggcagctatagggtattatactgtatagggcagctatgggcccattatactgcatgtggccatctgtgttggctttatactgtatgggtgcatctatggaggcattataatgtatagtggcagctatttagcattatactgtgtgggaggcactataggagcattatactgtgtgggaggcactataggagcattatactgtgtgggaggcactataggagcattatactgtgtgggaggcactataggagcattatactgtgtgggaggcactataggagcattatactgtgtgggaggcactataggagcattatactgtgtgggaggcactataggagcattatactgtgtgggaggcactataggagcataacactatgtgggctgaactgggtgtgtatgggcgggaatTTGGCGTGATTAGAGGCGtggttaaaatgaaaaaaatgtgctatgcacgtcgcatcggttgtccctcgttGTGATAGTTGAAAGTTGGGCGGTATgaaattataatacatttttcaGGCCCCACGCCTTTTTGTAAGATACATCCCTTTTCCAAAAGTGGCTAGGGCGACGTAAAAGAAACAAAACTTGCTATTTTCAAAGCAAATTGCGACTACTTGGCCTTTTTGCAACTTTTATACATCAGAAAAGGTTGATAAATCCTCCCCTTTGTTTTCTATAGGCTGCACCAGAACAGGGAGCAGATGCTCAATACACAGCACCGGCCCTCCCACAATATAACAGGTGACTACCCGGCTCCACAGCAATATACAGATCCAAGCTACTGTCCCATTGGCTGCGGTGCTTGTTGCTAGGCAACAGCCTGAACTGCTGTCTAACCAGTACCGCGCTTCTATCCTTTCGTTTGTGGCAGGAACACTGGATAAcgtcatgctgggaattgtagttccaCATCAGGTGGAGAGTCATAGCAATAAAGGATACAACTCCACGTCTTCTCCCTGGTGAGGAGAAAACAATTATAGGTTTATCTCACGTTCGGGTACAATGAGCCCATACGGAGTAGGCTCTCCAGCTCTTGTGAAACTACAGCCCCGAGTATGCCTTGACAGCcacgctgggagttgcagtttcacTAGGTTGCAGAGCACGGGTGTCTGGGCTGTATACAGGCGACCTCAGCGCTTTATATTCAGAATCAGTATGGAAGGTCTCGTCTAATGTGATGTTATTCATAAGCCGCTCCGTCTCATCGCTCACCTTTGGACGCCATCTTGTTGCTCCAgggacgcggatgacgtcacttccTGGATACCGGCTCTCCGTCTGCTCCTTAGCGAACCGTATACAGGATGGAGCTGTGAGCGGCGGCAATAGACTGAGCACGGCACAAGAACAGAGTGGAGTAGAGGGTCACACCTGTGGAGGGGGTTCAATGAGCTGGGCGACCCCCAACCAGTCTGGGCACTATGCCCACGtggcttacttaaccccttaaggacgggcCAAttctggccttgaggaccagaactattttttttttcctctctgcatcccggcgctcataacttttttattttttgtttgctgtAGCTgtgagaggtttttttttttctggatgagttgtactttatattCTGTGCCATGCTTTGGTACATTTACGTTATCATTTAATatatatcaatttttattttgg is a genomic window containing:
- the TMEM216 gene encoding transmembrane protein 216 — protein: MASKGRRRGVLSSTPLEVLLFLNGWYCASYFLIEALIFIYKGLILPYPTSNLVLEVVMLFLYLGIEVTRLYLGCRGNKCERKLPLVVSVGLTIPTALLALYFLFLQTYALRLETVLSCILLLFYGLEVILSCAALITFCREPSY